The DNA window TGACGGCGACGATGCGGTCGTCCTCACGGCCCTCCTGGACCAGGCTTTCGGCGAACACCCTGGTGTAGGCCGGTGCATTGGCCGGCGCCTTGGCCTGCGCGCCGGTGATGACGTCGAACTTGTTGACACCGTGATATTTGTCGGCGGCGGCCTCCGCCGGGGCGTAGCCCTTGCCCTTCTGGGTCACGACATGGATCAGCACCGGGCCTTCGCCATTGTCGCGGACATTTTTCAGGACCGGAATCAGGTGCTCCAGATTGTGACCGTCGATCGGGCCGATGTGATAGAAGCCGAGTTCCTCGAACAGCGTGCCGCCGGTGACGTAGCCGCGTGCATGCTCGACCGCCCTCGTGATCGCGCGATCAGCCCGCTTGCCGAGATAAGACGTCAGTTTCTTGCCGAAATCGCGCAGGCCGACATAGGCCTTGCCCGAAGCCAGACGCGCCAGATAGGCGCTCATCGCGCCTGTCGGCGGGGCAATCGACATGTCGTTGTCGTTGAGAATGACGATCAGCCGGGCATCGAGCGCGCCGGCATTGTTCATCGCCTCATAGGCCATGCCGGCAGACATGGCGCCGTCGCCGATAACGGCAATGACACTGTTGCGGCCGCCGGAGAGGTCGCGAGCAGCAGCCATGCCGAGGCCGGCCGATATCGATGTCGAGGAGTGAGCGGCGCCGAAGGGATCGTACTCGCTCTCGGCGCGGCGGGTGAAGCCGGACAGGCCGCCTTCCTGGCGCAATGTGCGGATGCGGTCGCGGCGGCCGGTCAGGATCTTGTGCGGATAGGCCTGGTGGCCGACATCCCAGATCAGCCGGTCATCGGGAGTGTTGAAGACATAGTGCAGCGCCACCGTCAGCTCGACCACGCCGAGGCCGGCGCCAAGATGGCCGCCGGTGCGGGAAACGGCGTCGATCAGCTCGACGCGAAGCTCGGATGCCAGTTGCGGCAGCTCGCTTTCGGCAAGCATGCGCAGGTCGGCCGGAATGCGGACCTTGTCGAGAAGCGGCGTATGCGGCGTTGCGTTCACGGGTGCTCAGGCTTTCTGTTCATCGGCGGGATAGGCCGCCAGACGGTGAAAGTAAATGCGTGTCAGTGACGCGGACGACCAGGTCCCCTCACCGATTTTCCTCAGCTTTCCGGCAGCGGAATAAACTCCTCCTCATCTCCGGGAACGATATCGAAGCGACCTGTCTTCCATTCCTGCTTGGCCTGTTCGATGCGTTCCTTGGATGACGAGACGAAATTCCACCAGATATAACGCTGCGAGCCGAGCGAGGCGCCGCCAAACAGCATGAAATGCGCGCCGGTCTCAGACGACACGACGATCTCGTCGCCTGGCCGAAACACCAGCAGCCGTTCCGCCGGAAAGACGTCACCTGATATCGAGACCTCGCCTTCCAGCGTGTAGATGGCGCGCTCCTCGGCATCGGCCGGGATCTTTATGCTGGCGCCGGGCACCAGCCTGAGGTCGGCATAGAGCGTCTCGGAGTCGGCCCTGACCGGGGACCGCAATCCCTGGAAATCACCAATGACGATGCGCCCGCTGACGCCCTCGGCGTCGATCTCGGGCAGCCGAAGCGCTGCGGTGTTCTCGAACACCGGGGCCACTTCTTCCTTGCCGTCCGGCAGCGCCAGCCATGTCTGCAGGCCGGAGATCGACATCGGCGCGCCACGCAACTCTTCGGGCGTGCGCTCCGAATGGACGATGCCGCGGCCGGCGGTCATCAGGTTCACGTCGCCGGGCTGGATGACCATTTCGGTGCCGAGTGAATCGCGATGCCTGATCCTGCCATCGAACAGATAGGTGACCGTCGACAGACCGATATGCGGATGGGGACGGACATCCAGTGCCTGACCGGCGCGCAGGATCGCCGGACCCATGCGGTCGAAGAAGATGAAAGGACCGACCAGCCGCCTCTTGGCGGTCGGCAGAGCGCGGCGCACCTGGAAGCCGCCAATGTCCTTGGCGTTCGGGATGACCATCAATTCGATCTGGTCGCTGGCGAAGGCGTCGCCGGCTTCAGGGTCTTTCCCAGGAAAGAAGCTCATGGGCTCTCCTTGTCAGCGGTCAAAGGCCGCCTGGGCGCGTCAGGCAAAGCGGATCGCCGACTTTGCCCGTAATTTGGCTGCCACCTCTTCGCGATTGCGAGGATGCTGATGGGTTTCCAAGGAATCGAGCAATTCGCGCGCCGAGGCGGCGATGGCTTCGACGGCGTGGTCGAAAGCATGCTGGTTCTGCTTCGAGGGCCGCGTCGTTCCGCTCAATTTGCGGACAAATTGAAGGGCCGCGTCGCGGACTTCGTCGTTGGTTGCGGGCGGGTCAAAATTGAACAGGGTCTTGATGTTTCTGCACATCGTTTCCGTATCTCCTCTTGTCCTGGAGCGCTTTCAATCGGGACGAACTCTATCCTCAATCATGATCGTGTCCAAAAGTCGGTGAGACGGCCGCGCGCCTCAGTCCGCGTCGAGCGGCTCCGTTCCAACCGGCTTGCCGTCGCGCGACAGCCTGATCTTCTCGACCTTGTCCTCGGCGGCCTTCAGCAGCCGGTCACAATGCGCCTTCAGTGCCTCGCCGCGCTCATAGATCCGGATCGACTGGTCGAGCGGCACGTCACCGCGCTCCAGATCATCGACGATCTTCTCCAGCGCGTCGAGCGCCTGTTCGAAGCTCATCGCCTTGACGTCTTCGTTGGTCTCACCAGCCATCATTCATCCTTTCATCAGTCGCCCGACATGGGCGGCGACCGAAAATGCCAATCCCTGCAGATCGTAGCCACCCTCGAGCAGGCTGACGAGCCGGTTGCCACTGTGGCGCGCCGCGCGCTGCATCAGCTGGCCGGTCGCCCAGTCGAAATCATCCTCGGTCAGGTTGATCTCGGCCAGCGGATCGCGATGGTGTGCGTCGAACCCAGCCGAAATGATGATCAGGTCGGGCGCGAAATTGTCGAGCGCCGGCAGCACGCGCGACAGGAAGGCATCGCGAAAGACCTCGCTGCCGGTCTGCGGCGCCAGCGGCGCGTTGACGATGTTGCCGGCGCCGGTCTCGTTCTTTGCCCCGGTGCCGGGATAGAGCGGCATCTGGTGCGTCGAGCAATAGAGCACCGACGGATCGTCCCAGAAAATATCCTGCGTGCCATTGCCGTGGTGCACGTCCCAGTCGACGACGGCAACGCGCTCGACGCCATGCTTCTTCTGCGCATAGCGGGCCGCGATCGCCGCCGTGTTGAAGAAGCAGAAGCCCATCGCCGTGGTCTTTTCGGCATGGTGTCCGGGTGGGCGGGCGGCGACAAAGACATTGTCGGCACGGCCGGTGAAGACATCGTCGACGGCGGCGTTGGCGGCGCCGATCGCGGTGATCACCGCCTGCCAGCTCTTCGGGCTGGCCGTGGTGTCGGCGTCGATGCGCGCGATCCCCTCGTCGGGAATGGCAGCACGCACGCGGGCGACGAAATCGGCGGGATGCGCGTAGAGGATGGTGGCCTCGTCGCCTTCCGGCGCCTGGATACGATCGAGCCCGGCAAACGCCTCGTCATCCAGCACGCGCTCGATGGCGCGCAGGCGATCCGGCCGCTCGGGATGGCCGGGCGGCGTGAGGTGCTCAAGGAAGATCGGATGGGTGTAGAGACGAGTGGTCATCGTCCTAATCTAGTGACCCGGATCGACAAAGGCCATGCGCGGGCGGCCGATGGCTGGGGAAAATCACGCCTGCGTCCATTCGTGTCGCTGCGGGCATTGGCGTCCTCAGCGCTTCGGCGTAAGGTCTCTGACACTGCCTGGTGCCCGCCGCAAACGGGAGAATCGGGAACACGGTTGAATTCCGTGGCGTGCCCAACGCTGTAAGGGGGACCGCGCCGGTCAATGCCACTGTCGATGACGGGAAGGCACCGGACGCGGGTTGATCCCGAGCCAGAAGACCGGCCTGGCAGGCATCGTCATCCGCATGGTCAGGCGGATGACATCGACTGCAATCGCAAGGGGACAAGCGATGCCGGAACACATGACCGCTGCCATTGACGATGGATTTGACCAGAGTGCGCGCGATGCGGTTTATCGCGCCATGTTCACGCGGCGTGACGTGCGCAGCCATTTCCTGCCCACTGGGCTCGACGATGAGGTGCTGGCGCGGCTGCTGCTTGCCGCGCATCACGCGCCGTCGGTAGGCTTCATGCAGCCTTGGAACTTCATCGTCATTCGCGACGCCGCACGACGGGCGGAGGTGCGCGACCTGTTCCTGGCCGCGCGAGAACAGGAACTGCCGGCGATCGAGGCGGAAAAACAGGCGCTGTATCGCAAGCTCAAGCTGGAAGGCATCTGCGAAAGCGCGCTCAACATCTGCATCACTTGCGACCGGCAGCGCTCGAAGGGTTCGCCGCTGGGCCGCTGGCACAATCCGGAGATGGATATCTACAGCACGGTCTGCGCGGTACAGAATTTCTGGCTGGCGGCGCGCGCTGAGGGCGTCGGTGTCGGCTGGGTCAGCATCATCGAGGCACAAGCGCTGAAAAGCCTGCTGTCGATTCCCGAGCATGTCACGCCGGTCGCCTATCTCTGCGTCGGCCGTGTTTCCGAGTTCGCGCCAAAGCCGGACCTCGAAACGCATGGCTGGGGGCGGCGGCTGCCGCTGCCGGAGCTGATCATGAGCGAGATTTTTTGCGGCGAAGGTGAGGCGCCGCTGAAGTCAACCGTGGCGCGTCTCAACGCTATCGATGCCGCACCGGATCAGCGTGCCGCGCCGGCTGTGCCCCAGCGCGAGCCGCCGAAGGAGGCCAGCGCCTTGTCCTTGAGCTCCCTGAACTTCGACGACGCCTCGGCCAGCCGGGCGTCCCAGGCGGGATCAGGCACCTGGCCCTCTATGGTCTTGAAATAGACCTGCATCAGGCAAGCGATGGCGAAGGGTTCGATGAAGGCCGCCTTGAAGGCCCAGGCGAAGACGATGGCGAGCACGAAGGCCCAGCCGGCGAGTTGGCCAGGCATCAGGAAGAGAATGGCGCCGGCAGGCGCCAGCATGGCCAAGAAGATGACGAAGGACACGCCCCACATGATGACCGCCAGCCAGACCGCGTTCTTGACCATGACCTTGCCGTTCTGGGCATAGAGCACGACGCCTTGGCGCGCCGTCTCGAATGGCGAGGTTGAATTGATGCGGATGTTGTAGCCGAGGATGATCTCGTCGACATAGGTCAGCGACAGGCGGATCACCGTGTTGATGAAGGAAACCAGGCCGCTCAACCCCGGAATGGGCAGGAAGGCGGCGATGCCGCCGAGCAGGCCGGTGATGGCGCGGATGGCGCCCTTGACCAGCTGGTCGACGACGAAAAGGATGTTGGCCTCGGCAAAACGCTGAGTCACGACATCCTTGGCGTAGGCAATCTGGTCCTGGCCACTGGGAATGTCACGGCCGTCGATCAGATGGACCATGACGGCGATGTGGCCGGCCTTGACGACATAGAGGATGTATTCGCGGATCCAGTAGACGGCGATCGAGACGATGCCGAAACCGACCACCCCGCCCCACAAGGCAAAGGACAGCGGTCCGTCGGGATCGGTGGAAATGTGGCCGACGCCATAGCCGACGGAGGCGCCGGTGCCGGTCGCCATGATGTAGGCCAGGGTGATGCCGAAATAGACGATCATGCGAAAGACAATGAACGGCCAAGTCCGCATCATGATGGACACCGACCTGCCGATATCGAAATCCCACATGCGCCCCGAATCTCCGCTCAGAGATGGTGGCAGAGGATGAACTCAACCCGGCGATTGTCAATTGCCCGACCGTGGCGCCGGGCCACCGATGGGGCTTCAGCTCGGTTGTGGATCCGGCCTTTTGAGCAAGCCTTCCAGCAGTTGCTTGAAGGCCGCCACCACCTTCTTCGACGTGCCTTCAGGGTCGTTCGAATTGGCGATCTGTTGCGCCGCCTGACTGCTCGCACCGTTGATCAGCCGCGAGGCCGTCTCGGGGTCGAGGCTGGAGACGACAACTCCCTCCTCCTGCAGTGTCGTCAGATGGCCGGTCACTGAAGCGACGCACGCATTGGCATTCGGCCATTGCGCCGGATCCCCCAGGACGGCCGGGCCATCGCGGAACATGATGCGCTGGATTTCCGGCTCCAGCGCCATCTCGATATAGGTTGTGCATTCGTCGACGAAATGCTGCCAGCGGGTCGGCGCCCGCGCCGCCGCTTCATTCACGCGCGCTGCCATCTCGCCGTCGATTTCGGCGATGACTGCCTGCAGCAGGCCCTTCTTGTCGCCAAAATGGTGGTAGAGCGCGCCGCGCGTCAGCCCGGCCGATGCGGTGAAATCATCCATCGAGGCTTCGGCATAGCCGATCGTGCCGAAAGCATGGCGGGCGGCCGCGATCAGCTTGGCGCGCGTCTCGGCGATCATCTCCTTGCGGGGCTTGTGCATGGCTTCTGGACCTACTCACATACGTTACGTATGCCAATTGACATACGCGACGTATGCTCTATCTAACAATCATACGCATCGTATGTAATTGTGATATCGTCCTTTGTCGAGGAACCGGACCATGCAAAATCCTTACTCGGAAATCTTTCGCGCCCCCGGAGCCAAGGGCTTTGCAGCCGCCGGCTTCATGGCGCGCCTGCCGATCGCCATGGCGCCGATCGGCATCGTGGCGATGCTGTCGCAGACACGTGGCGAATATTGGCTGGCGGGTGCCGTCTCCGCGACATACGCCCTGGCCAACGCCTTCGTTGCGCCGCAGATATCGAGACTGGTGGATCGCCAGGGCCAGACACGGGTCGTGGTGCCCACCACCATCATCTCCGTGCTGGCTTTCGCCGTCCTGATTGCGGCGGCCAATCAGGACTGGCCAGTATGGACGTTGTTCGTGTCGGCCCTGCTTGCTGCCGCCATGCCCAGCATGCCGGCAATGGTGCGCGCGCGCTGGACCGAGATTTTCCGCGGGCGGCCGCAGATGAACACTGCTTTCGCCTTCGAGTCGGCTGCGGACGAGCTGGTCTATATTGCCGGTGCGTCGCTTTCGGTGGGTTTGAGTGCGGCGCTGTTCCCGGAGGCTGGTGTCCTGGTCAGCACGCTGTTCCTCGCCCTTGGCTCGACAGCCTTCATCCTGCAGCGTTCGACCGAACCAAAAGTACGGCCGGTGAATCATGTCTCGAGCGGCTCGGCAATACGGCTCAGGCCGGTGCAGATCATCACCTTTGCCCTGATCTTCATCGGCGCGACTTTCGCGACCACGGAAGTGAGCACGGTGGCAATCACCAAGGAACTCGGCCAGCCGGGCGCCGCCAGCCTTGTCATCGGCGTTTATGCGCTGGGATCGTTCGTGCTCGGCCTCGTCGTCGGCGCGCTTAGCCTGAAGGCGCCACTGCAACGTCAACTGGCCATCGCAGTCGCCCTCGTCGCGCTCGGCACGCTGCTGCCGCTCACCGCCGACACCGTGCCACTGCTGGCGCTGACCGTGTTCATCAGCGGTGTGGCGATCTCGCCGACCTTCATCACCGCCTTCGGCCTGATCGAGCGGCACGTGCCGGAGGCGATGCTGACCGAAGGCATCACCTGGGTCATGACCGGCATCGGCATCGGCATGGCGCTCGGCTCGTTTGCCGCCGGTGCGGTGGTGGACGCGTTCGGCGCCCAGAGCGGGTTCTGGGTCTCGGTGGCTTCAGGCACCATTGCCCTGGCCACGGTGCTGCTTGGCCAGCGCAGCCTTGCCACGCACGAATGCGAATTGGATGGATGCGAAGCAGCAATCCCGGCCGAATGACAGCCAGTGTATGTTGAGATCTAGGTCAGGCCGGCCTCACCTGAATATCGACATACCCTAGAGAATCTCGGTCTTGGCGATGTGGATGCCAAAACCTTCGAGGCCGACATAGTGGCGTTCGCGCGAGGCGATCAGGTTGATCGAGGAAATGCCGAGATCCTTGAGGATTTGCGCGCCGAGCCCGATCTCGCGCCACTCGTTTTCGCGGCGGCGCGCCTCTTCGTGATCCTCGCGGTCGCCGCTCGCCGGCCGCTTGCGCTCCTGATGGGCGACGCCGACGGAGCCTTCTCTGAGATAGACGATGACGCCGCGCCTGCGCTCGCCCATGGACTTCATGATGGCGTCGAGCCGGTGGCTGGTGCCGAACACGTCGGTCACCACATCCTCGGAATGCAGACGCACCGGCACATCCTCGCCGTCGCGGATATCGCCGAAGACGATGGCGACGTGATGCATGGAGTCCCATGGCAGCGTGTAGGTGAAGACCTGCGCCTTGCCGCCGAGCGTGTCGATTTCGGAACAGGCGACGCGTTCGACCAGCGTTTCCTTGCGTTGCCGGTAGGCGATGAGGTCGGCCACCGAAACCTGCTTCAGGCCATGCTCTTCGGCGAAAGCCTGCACCTGCGGGCCGCGCTTGACCGTGCCGTCATCATTGACCAGCTCGGAAATGACGCCGACCGGCGGCAGGCCGGCGAGCTTGCAGAGATCGACCGCTGCCTCGGTATGGCCCGAACGCATCAGCACGCCGCCCTCGCGCGCGATCAGCGGGAAGATGTGGCCAGGCCGGACGAAATCCGAACCGCCGACATTGCCGTTGGCGAGATTGCGAACAGTCAGCGTGCGGTCCTCGGCCGAAATGCCTGTCGTGGTGCCGTGCTTGAAATCGACGCTGACGGTGAAGGCGGTGGTGTGGGCCGAATCATTGTCGGCGACCATCGGCGCAAGGTTCAGCCGCTTGGCTTCCTCGCGCGGCATCGGCGTGCAGACGATGCCGGAGGTGTGGCGGACGATGAACGCCATCTTTTCGGGCGTGCAGTGGACGGCGGCGACGATCAGGTCGCCCTCGTTCTCGCGCCCGTCATCATCCATGACGACGACGATCTCGCCGCGTTCGAAAGCGCGCAGGGCTTCGACGATTTTCTTCTGGTCGTAAGGCATGGAGTACTCGCTTCGCTCGCAGAGGAATAAGGGAGTAGGGCAGTAAGGGAGTAGGGAAAAGGAAAAATTTTCTGTTTCGGCGAGCAGCGCTGCCTACTGCCTGGTCCCTACTGCCCTACTCCCTTCCCCGTCTGTCCCCGATGGCGCAGATAATGATCGGCAATGGCGCAGGCGACCATCGCCTCGCCGATCGGCACGGCGCGGATGCCGACGCATGGGTCGTGACGGCCCTTGGTCATGATCTCGACGTCCTTGCCGTCCTTGTCGATCGACTTTCGCGGCGTCAGGATCGACGAGGTCGGCTTGACGGCGAAACGGGCGACGATCGCCTGGCCGGTCGAGATGCCGCCCAGGATACCACCGGCATTGTTGGACAGGAACACCGGCTTGCCGTCATTGCCGATCCGCATCTCGTCGGCATTCTGCTCGCCGGTGATGCGGGCGGC is part of the Mesorhizobium loti genome and encodes:
- the dxs gene encoding 1-deoxy-D-xylulose-5-phosphate synthase, with the translated sequence MNATPHTPLLDKVRIPADLRMLAESELPQLASELRVELIDAVSRTGGHLGAGLGVVELTVALHYVFNTPDDRLIWDVGHQAYPHKILTGRRDRIRTLRQEGGLSGFTRRAESEYDPFGAAHSSTSISAGLGMAAARDLSGGRNSVIAVIGDGAMSAGMAYEAMNNAGALDARLIVILNDNDMSIAPPTGAMSAYLARLASGKAYVGLRDFGKKLTSYLGKRADRAITRAVEHARGYVTGGTLFEELGFYHIGPIDGHNLEHLIPVLKNVRDNGEGPVLIHVVTQKGKGYAPAEAAADKYHGVNKFDVITGAQAKAPANAPAYTRVFAESLVQEGREDDRIVAVTAAMPSGTGLDLFGEAFPSRIFDVGIAEQHAVTFAAGLATEGYKPFAAIYSTFLQRAYDQVVHDVAIQKLPVRFPIDRAGFVGADGATHCGAFDTTFLATLPGFVVMAAADEAELRHMVRTAASYDDGPIAFRYPRGNGVGVDMPERGSVLEIGKGRIVKEGTKVALLSFGTRLQDCLIAAEELGAAGLSTTVADARFAKPLDEDLIRRLARSHEVLVTVEEGAVGGFASHVLQFLAHEGLLESGLKVRPLVLPDAFSDHAKPEKMYADAGLDAAGIVRTVFVALGHSTRAQRA
- a CDS encoding pirin family protein, whose translation is MSFFPGKDPEAGDAFASDQIELMVIPNAKDIGGFQVRRALPTAKRRLVGPFIFFDRMGPAILRAGQALDVRPHPHIGLSTVTYLFDGRIRHRDSLGTEMVIQPGDVNLMTAGRGIVHSERTPEELRGAPMSISGLQTWLALPDGKEEVAPVFENTAALRLPEIDAEGVSGRIVIGDFQGLRSPVRADSETLYADLRLVPGASIKIPADAEERAIYTLEGEVSISGDVFPAERLLVFRPGDEIVVSSETGAHFMLFGGASLGSQRYIWWNFVSSSKERIEQAKQEWKTGRFDIVPGDEEEFIPLPES
- a CDS encoding DUF2277 domain-containing protein — protein: MCRNIKTLFNFDPPATNDEVRDAALQFVRKLSGTTRPSKQNQHAFDHAVEAIAASARELLDSLETHQHPRNREEVAAKLRAKSAIRFA
- a CDS encoding exodeoxyribonuclease VII small subunit, giving the protein MAGETNEDVKAMSFEQALDALEKIVDDLERGDVPLDQSIRIYERGEALKAHCDRLLKAAEDKVEKIRLSRDGKPVGTEPLDAD
- a CDS encoding histone deacetylase family protein, whose translation is MTTRLYTHPIFLEHLTPPGHPERPDRLRAIERVLDDEAFAGLDRIQAPEGDEATILYAHPADFVARVRAAIPDEGIARIDADTTASPKSWQAVITAIGAANAAVDDVFTGRADNVFVAARPPGHHAEKTTAMGFCFFNTAAIAARYAQKKHGVERVAVVDWDVHHGNGTQDIFWDDPSVLYCSTHQMPLYPGTGAKNETGAGNIVNAPLAPQTGSEVFRDAFLSRVLPALDNFAPDLIIISAGFDAHHRDPLAEINLTEDDFDWATGQLMQRAARHSGNRLVSLLEGGYDLQGLAFSVAAHVGRLMKG
- the bluB gene encoding 5,6-dimethylbenzimidazole synthase — translated: MPEHMTAAIDDGFDQSARDAVYRAMFTRRDVRSHFLPTGLDDEVLARLLLAAHHAPSVGFMQPWNFIVIRDAARRAEVRDLFLAAREQELPAIEAEKQALYRKLKLEGICESALNICITCDRQRSKGSPLGRWHNPEMDIYSTVCAVQNFWLAARAEGVGVGWVSIIEAQALKSLLSIPEHVTPVAYLCVGRVSEFAPKPDLETHGWGRRLPLPELIMSEIFCGEGEAPLKSTVARLNAIDAAPDQRAAPAVPQREPPKEASALSLSSLNFDDASASRASQAGSGTWPSMVLK
- a CDS encoding TetR/AcrR family transcriptional regulator, with protein sequence MHKPRKEMIAETRAKLIAAARHAFGTIGYAEASMDDFTASAGLTRGALYHHFGDKKGLLQAVIAEIDGEMAARVNEAAARAPTRWQHFVDECTTYIEMALEPEIQRIMFRDGPAVLGDPAQWPNANACVASVTGHLTTLQEEGVVVSSLDPETASRLINGASSQAAQQIANSNDPEGTSKKVVAAFKQLLEGLLKRPDPQPS
- a CDS encoding MFS transporter — translated: MQNPYSEIFRAPGAKGFAAAGFMARLPIAMAPIGIVAMLSQTRGEYWLAGAVSATYALANAFVAPQISRLVDRQGQTRVVVPTTIISVLAFAVLIAAANQDWPVWTLFVSALLAAAMPSMPAMVRARWTEIFRGRPQMNTAFAFESAADELVYIAGASLSVGLSAALFPEAGVLVSTLFLALGSTAFILQRSTEPKVRPVNHVSSGSAIRLRPVQIITFALIFIGATFATTEVSTVAITKELGQPGAASLVIGVYALGSFVLGLVVGALSLKAPLQRQLAIAVALVALGTLLPLTADTVPLLALTVFISGVAISPTFITAFGLIERHVPEAMLTEGITWVMTGIGIGMALGSFAAGAVVDAFGAQSGFWVSVASGTIALATVLLGQRSLATHECELDGCEAAIPAE
- the ribB gene encoding 3,4-dihydroxy-2-butanone-4-phosphate synthase, whose protein sequence is MPYDQKKIVEALRAFERGEIVVVMDDDGRENEGDLIVAAVHCTPEKMAFIVRHTSGIVCTPMPREEAKRLNLAPMVADNDSAHTTAFTVSVDFKHGTTTGISAEDRTLTVRNLANGNVGGSDFVRPGHIFPLIAREGGVLMRSGHTEAAVDLCKLAGLPPVGVISELVNDDGTVKRGPQVQAFAEEHGLKQVSVADLIAYRQRKETLVERVACSEIDTLGGKAQVFTYTLPWDSMHHVAIVFGDIRDGEDVPVRLHSEDVVTDVFGTSHRLDAIMKSMGERRRGVIVYLREGSVGVAHQERKRPASGDREDHEEARRRENEWREIGLGAQILKDLGISSINLIASRERHYVGLEGFGIHIAKTEIL